One Hermetia illucens chromosome 4, iHerIll2.2.curated.20191125, whole genome shotgun sequence DNA segment encodes these proteins:
- the LOC119656204 gene encoding folylpolyglutamate synthase, mitochondrial-like — protein MWRIQKFPLSILSKTWAMPFVPRKNSTISTSYYNELGEPESYKEAMAALGMLQSKPKESADPNNLKDTWKYLYRSGITARDIDTLSVIHVAGTKGKSSACAICESILHSFGCKTGFFSSPHFISVTERYHINGRPITEKYFSKVFWKLYNTLDKYKEHAADLPTYFKFLTILGLHIFFDSNVDVAIIETGVGGLYDSTNIVRNVQTIGITSIGLDHSDVLGKSFEEVAAHKAGIIKPNANVFLAPVDYRVYDIFNAQAHERNANLFIIPDMSEYAFKKIPKQLSSRDQLQNINSSLGIQLAYDWLRRYRSNKLKNFKSGIVLDTSPEVVKGIESCRWPGMSHIVQVGNKTVYLNGADNINSLRTCIDWFKNLTDSSNKYRCLVFNPMPNTDVKVALLAIGNNINLEMALFVPDIHYHNKERHLDCEHTWQSSTLQIDMAEACSKFWSKISNMPPMKVKHFTSVLDAFLYLDKFYPDVEFDILVTGSMSVIGATRRALDRYRILII, from the exons ATGTGGCGGATACAAAAATTTCCATTGAGCATTTTATCAAAAACATGGGCGATGCCCTTTGTTCCAAGGAAAAATTCGACGATATCGACGTCCTATTATAATGAGCTTGGCGAGCCGGAATCATACAAG GAAGCCATGGCTGCACTTGGTATGCTGCAGTCTAAACCAAAGGAAAGCGCAGACCCGAATAATTTGAAGGACACCTGGAAGTATCTCTATCGTTCTGGGATAACTGCTAGGGACATAGATACATTGTCTGTGATACATGTTGCTGGCACTAAAGGAAAG AGTTCGGCCTGCGCAATATGCGAGTCAATCCTACATTCATTTGGATGTAAAACAGGATTTTTTAGTTCTCCTCATTTTATATCTGTGACAGAAAGATATCACATAAACGGGCGACCTATAACTGAAAAGTATTTCTCAAAAGTGTTTTGGAAGTTATACAACACCCTTGACAAATATAAGGAGCATGCAGCAGATTTGCCGacgtattttaaatttttgactATTTTAGGATTACATATATTTTTTGATTCAAATGTAGACGTAGCTATTATTGAGACCGGTGTAGGAGGGCTTTACGATAGTACAAATATCGTACG CAATGTACAAACAATTGGCATAACATCGATTGGATTAGACCATAGTGACGTCCTTGGAAAAAGTTTTGAAGAAGTGGCCGCTCATAAGGCGGGAATTATTAAGCCGAATGCTAACGTTTTCCTCGCACCTGTTGACTATAGAGTTTATGATATATTTAATGCCCAAGCCCACGAGAGAAAT gcaaatttatttattattccgGACATGAGTGAATACGCTTTCAAGAAAATACCAAAGCAGCTGAGTTCTCGAGATCAATTACAAAACATAAACTCCTCATTGGGCATACAGTTGGCTTACGATTGGCTCCGGAGGTACCGATCCAATAAATTGAAGAACTTTAAATCTGGCATTGTTTTGGATACAAGTCCCGAGGTGGTGAAGGGGATTGAGTCCTGCCGTTGGCCCGGGATGAGTCACATCGTGCAAGTTGGGAACAAGACCGTATACTTGAATGGTGCCGATAATATAAACAGTCTCAGGACGTGTATCGATTGGTTCAAGAATTTAACTGATTCAAG CAACAAGTACAGATGCCTGGTGTTCAATCCCATGCCCAACACCGATGTAAAAGTCGCCCTTCTAGCAATTGGTAACAATATAAATTTAGAAATGGCTCTTTTCGTCCCCGATATACATTACCATAACAAGGAACGACACTTGGATTGTGAGCACACTTGGCAATCGAGCACTTTACAAATTGACATGGCCGAAGCTTGTTCCAAGTTTTGGTCGAAAATATCCAACATGCCCCCGATGAAAGTGAAACATTTTACGTCCGTACTCGATGCATTTCTTTATTTGGACAAATTTTATCCGGACGTGGAATTCGATATTCTTGTCACAGGTTCAATGTCTGTTATTGGTGCTACAAGAAGAGCTCTAGATAGATACCGaatattaataatttaa